In Nymphaea colorata isolate Beijing-Zhang1983 chromosome 10, ASM883128v2, whole genome shotgun sequence, the genomic stretch ATATTTTCCGAGTTAATTTGGATTATGTAACCATGTGCTAGTGTTCTATAATTGCCAATGATGTTGTGAAGCGCATCATAATCAGATATAATTGATACAACAATCAACTTTTAATCGGCAACATGATTATCTTCCAACGAAAATATAATAAAGCTTTCTCTAGTTTAACAAATGCAAATTAAGACGATAATATGTTTTATCTTTTGTTGCGATGTTTCCAACAATTAATGCATCCTATATCATCAAAGCTAAGTCCTTTATTTAGGGAAAGGTAGTTCTATATTGCTCTTACAAGAGACGGGACAAGACGCACCATTAGAGTGAGGACACAATCTGATCTCAACCAAGTCACGTCCTTGTTGCCTTGATAGAACGATTTTACGAATCTCATAAGGAACACTATACGAGTCTTTTATCACTGCAAGTGATTAATTCTAACGTATAGTCCATTACCTTTAGAAGAATTTTTTATGAAGTCCTGATGTACTTTTTTATGTTAATCAATGTGGATATGTATCTTGAGTTACGAGCTTCATCCAAAAACTCCTATTAATCTGATCATTTAGATAAACAAAAAGATACAAACTTCATCTAACCATATTAATTTTAGCAGGTAGGTAAACTTGGAGGACGTTTGATAAGTGGAACATTGTGTTCGAATCACATATGCATAAAGCTTTACCAACATTTGGCTAAACAAGAACACACACGAAGAACATGTTGTTTCAAGACATTGAAAGAACATATGTATACATGCTCTCTCTTAGGGGCGGTGAAATGAACCACTCACTCTTAAATTAAAGACACTTGAGCCACGGAACAGCATGTTCATTGCCAATCCAGTGTAAGTTTTCTCTCGCTCGCAATCTCCCCCTCTCCTTCTCAGGCGCTACATCGCTTACATCAAAATAATAACTTTATTATGCTCttttaaacgttttttttttttttgttacttagGTCTGATGCATGTGGTCTGATGGTCATTTAGATGGATTTTGGTAGTAGGATGTAGGCTGGGCACCATATGCCTACTTCACTCATGTGCATTAATCCACTCCATTCCCTAAAAATCTAAGTGATTATTATTTTGTCCATGCATGTTTCTATTAACTTGTTCTtaagattgttttttttcaaatgtttatttaagGGGAACTGCCTTCAACATAAACCCCAAAAGGTTATACCCTTGTGTCTCTAAGGTTTTGACTTGCTTTAAAGCTTGAGTAAACTTAAAATTCATCGTTCAACTCAGGTGTCACATTTGCCAACGTTTGCAGCACAGAAGAGTGACACACAAAAGTGTGATAGTGACGACGGAATTCCAACCTCGGACACCTTAATTCTCAGCTGCCTTGCCACCAGCCTGTTGCACTACGTCCCTTGGGGCTAATCATTCTTGTGAAGATGTTCTTTCATGTTTGCACATGCTCTGTCTGTtcatgacttgaatttcatttgcaAGGAGACTCTTTTATTAGAACCAATGTTCCCACACATCCTGCTTATGTTTAATTATCAAATTTCTATGTTGACCAACATTCATCAAAGCCATGTTTTTATAGACATTTTTTACATTGGTTTCTTTAGCCCAATTCATCTTTCTACATCAAATCCTTTTCCCAATCTTTGTTTGGCCTTATGGCAAGGCAAACACTGAACATCAACATCCTAGGATGAATAATGATGGATACCGGGCCCTCAACTATGTGGGTATTCCATACACTATACAAGAGTTCATTTTTAATTTGCCTTTAAACACATTTTGATAATTGATATATGCATCTAATATTATGTTTTCATCTAATATTATGTTTACCATCAACTTGGTTTATGTGTTAGCAtccaaataaaaacaaaaaaaaaaaacacggtTTTAAAAACtgttttacaaaaccaggtttcctTAATGACCTGCCAATGTGCCATCCAAACAGGCCCTAATAATTTTGAtaactttgaatttttaatttatttaactatatcttaaaaaataatatatttacatATCCTTTATCTAACATCCTTACATTTGAAAGTTCATTATTAATATATAAGAGCGTGATTCACATTTGGATTCAAACGGTGAATTTAAAAAGCACTTGATCATAGCCAAAGGACCAAGAAAAGTTTTActctgaaattaaaaaaatagaaccaaatgcaaatgttaaaattaaataatttaaatcgaGTCTAAACCAACATCCGATAAATCGAATATGCGTCCGATTCGAATGTGATCCGTTGACATCAATAAACAAACCGAAGTTGGCCGTCTATCTCCATCTATCGGACGGACCCGATCAGCTGGTCTATCAGCTTGAAAACGGAGCGGTGACTCATCGGAAACGGCCTCTCTCGCTTCCGGATTAGATAACGCGCGCGCTCGCAGCGCCTGGGTGGGCAGGCAGGACGCAGCGCTCTCCACTCTTCGACCCCCAAATCCATCTTGCATCACGCTCCCTTACGCGTTCCACGCCTGACGACATGGCTCTGCCCTCGTCCTCCACCGGAGACGACCACCCTAACCTCCTCCTCGCCTCCGCCGTCCATCTCCTCCCCTTCTCTCCGCCACCTCCGCTTCCTCTCAAGCCCGCCTTCGAGAAGCCCGTTCATGACCTCCACAGGCTCAACAGCTGCATCCTTTCGGCTGCTAATCAGTTCATTAGAACTGTAATGACGGAAATCGTGTCTAAGAATCCTCTGGTCCAGGGAGCTGTTGCTCTTTCTGCTGACCTCCGCAATTTCTGCAGCCAGGTAAAAGAAAAGCATCCACCCAGTTCTTGGCACTTTGCACTAACTATCTATCTGTGTGTCTATGTTGTGCTTGCCACTATGACCGAAGTCGATTGAActaattttctaaatttttgagTTAACATCTTTTAACTGGAACGCCTTTAACTGATAATCTCAACGCGTATTATGTGTAATGATCTTTTGTTGCAATGCTTTCTTGTTGCTCATTTGTGAATTTTGTTGCTTTCTATGTTCAGTGGCCAAGCTAGGCCATATGTAATGGATgagaaaaagatgagaaaaaaaaaggaccaagTATATGAAACTACAACTACTCAATTTTTTACTGCTTGTGAAAGGCTGGAGGAAGAAATTGTGGTACCGTTATATGGTGGAGAAGTTCTCTGCTGCTGTTATTGCTGATTGGTGCCCTGCTCAGCAACATTAACAGCTATATGTGGCTTTCCATGATTTTGCTCTTGCTCAAGTTCTGGAAATTGACAAGAATTGTGAATACAACAACAATGACCTAGCTACGTGAATGACACATGGCCGTTTTGTTCAAAATTCGTATGTTTACACCATTTCAAGGAGGTGACCATTTTAGCATTCGGAACCTCATGGTATCGTTATCCGGAGATTAAAAAGTTTAGTTTCATCTACACTGGTATAATGATAACGCTTTGCTTGACAATAAATCCACGGAGATGGAGAAATTTTATCCGTGGCCAGACATTGTGCCTGTAGGCTACCGCAGAGAGCTCGAAGcatttttgcttgcttttcaGGTTATGAAGAAGTTCTAGTACTTAAATACTAATAATTGCATTTTCTATCTTCAGGTTCACCGAGCTAGGTCCTTGACGCTCAATTCTTTGTCAGCACACAATTTTGCTGCCATCATACCAGGTGATTCTGTGGCAGGATTGGTGGTAGCCAATGGCAT encodes the following:
- the LOC116261905 gene encoding ylmG homolog protein 2, chloroplastic, yielding MALPSSSTGDDHPNLLLASAVHLLPFSPPPPLPLKPAFEKPVHDLHRLNSCILSAANQFIRTVMTEIVSKNPLVQGAVALSADLRNFCSQVHRARSLTLNSLSAHNFAAIIPGDSVAGLVVANGINNFLNIYNTLLVIRLVLTWFPNSPPAIVSPLSTLCDPYLNIFRGLIPPLGGTLDLSPILAFLVLNAFTSTAAALPAELPVDASSREATSFSHGRHLNSTVNQRMWFKRLSSRGSRKSDAV